The following nucleotide sequence is from Candidatus Bipolaricaulis sibiricus.
CGAGGTTCCGATGGGGATGCCCCTCCGGGAGTTGGTGGAGGGGATCGGCGGGGGGGTGGCGGAGGGGCACACGATCAAGGCCGTCCAGATGGGCGGCCCGTCCGGCGGGTGCATCCCCGCCGAGCTCCTCGACACGCCGGTGGACTACGAGTCGATCACCGCCACCGGCGCGATCATGGGCTCGGGGGGGATGGTCGTCCTCGACGACACGAGCTGCATGGTGGACGTGGCGCGATTCTTCCTCCACTTCACCCAGGGCGAATCCTGCGGGAAGTGCCCGTTCTGTCGGATCGGGACGCGGCGGATGCTGGAGATCCTGGAGCGGATCTGCCGCGGCGAGGGAGAGACCGAGGACCTGGCGCGCCTCGAGGAGCTGTCCGTTCAGGTGAAGGATGGTTCGCTGTGCGGCCTGGGCCAGACCGCCCCCAATCCCGTCCTCACCACCCTCCGCTACTTCCGGAACGAGTACGAGGCCCACATCCGGGACAAGCGCTGCCCAGCCAAGGTGTGCACCGCGCTCGTCCACTACCGGATCGACCCTGGGACGTGCATCGGGTGCACCCTGTGCGCCCGCCAGTGTCCGGTGAGAGCGATTGCCGGCGAGCGGCGGAAGGTCCACACGATTGCGGACGAGACCTGTGTCCGCTGTGGGCAGTGCGTGGCGGTGTGCCCGGTGGGAGCCATCACGGTGGAGTCGCCATGAACCGGACGGTGCGGGTTCTCCTCGACGGGCATGAGGCCCACGGCTTCCCGGGGCAGACGATCCTCTCGCTGTGCGCTGACTGTGGCATCGAGATACCCACGCTCTGCCACGATCCCCACCTTTCCCCCCACGGCGGGTGCTCGCTGTGCCTGGTCGACGTGAAGGGGGCCCGGACCCTTGTCCGCGCTTGTGTGACCGAGCTCACCCCCGGCATGGAGATCCGAACGAACACGGACCGCGTGCGCCGGGCCCGGAAGACGGACCTCGAGCTCCTCCTCTCGGATCACGTCGGTGACTGCCGACCACCGTGCACGCTCGCCTGCCCGGCGCGGGGCGATGTCCAGGGGTACGTGAACCTCGCCGCCCAGGGCAAGTACACAGAGTCCCTGGCCGCCCTCCACGAGAACGTGACCCTTCCCGCCTCGATCGGGCGGGTGTGCCCTGCCCCGTGCGAGGAGGTCTGTCGCCGGAACTTCGTGGATGACGAACCCGTGTCGATCCGGGAGATCAAGCGCTTCGTCGGGGACTGGTGTCTGGCCCACGGGGACCTCGGGACGATCCCTCTGGCCGCGGACAACGGCCGGTCCGTGGCGATCGTCGGCGGCGGGCCCGCCGGACTGTCCGCGGCCTACTACCTCCGGCGGCTGGGGTACGCGGTGACCCTCTACGAGAAGGAGGCGCACCTCGGAGGGATGATGCGGTACGGGATACCCGACTACCGCCTGCCCCCGGCCGTCCTCCAGGCGGAGATCGACTGGATCCTCGCCCACGGGATTGGGGTTCGCACGGGGACCGCCCTCGGCCGGGATGTGACCCTCGACGAGCTTCGGGAGGGTTACGACGCGGTCCTCCTCGCCCTCGGGTGCTGGCGGTCCTCTTCCCTACGCGTGCCGGGAGAGGACCTCCCGGGAGTTCTCCCGGGGATCGGGTTTCTCTACGAGGTGAACGCGGGCCGTCCCCCGCACATCGGCCGTCGGGTGGCGGTGATCGGGGGAGGGAACACGGCGATGGACGCCGCCCGCTGCGCCCGCCGCCTCGGGGCAGACGAGGTCACCGTCGTCTACCGCCGGTCGCGGGCGGAGATGCCGGCCCAGCCGATCGAGGTCGAGGAGGCGATGGAGGAAGGGATCGAGTTCGCGTTCCTTGCCGCGCCGAAGGCGATCGAGGGCACTGGCAAGGTCGAACGGCTCCTGTGCGAGCGGATGGAGCTCGGGGAGCCGGACGCGTCGGGCCGTCGCCAGCCCGTGCCCACGGGCGAGACGTTCCAGCTCGTGGTGGACACGGTGATCGCCGCGGTGGGACAGGCGGCGGACCTGTCCGCGCTCCCGAGGGAGCTCCACGACGGCCGGTGGCCCAAGGTGGATGACCACTACGCGACGCCAATCCCCGGCGTGTTCGCCTGCGGCGACCTCCGCACCGGGCCCGACATCGCGATCGGCGCGATCGGTGAGGGGCACTGGGCGGCCCTCTCGATCCACCGCTACCTCACGGTAGGGGAACCCCGACGCCCCTACGAGTGCGATGTGGTCCAGAGGGACCTCGGGCCGAAGGACTTCGCGGATCGGCCAAGGATCCCCCGGGAGCACCCCGGGGTGGCCTCCGCCGCGGACCGCCTTGGGGCACCGTGGGGCGAGTTCAACGCCGGCCTCGCCGAGGACCAGGTCCTCCGCGACGCCGCGCGGTGCATGGAGTGCGGGTGCCCCGACCTCCACGAGTGCAAGCTCCGTCGGTACAGCGTGGAGTACGAGGCGTCCCCGGACCGCTACGCCGGGGCCCACGTCCCGCGCCTCGCGGAGGCCAACCCGTTCTACGACCGGAACATGGACAAGTGCGTCCTGTGTGGCCGCTGCGTGCGGGCGTGCGACGAGATCGCGGGGTTCCACGCCATCGACTTCGTCCGCCGGGGGTTCGAGGGGACGATCGGCGCGGAGTTCCTGCGGCCGATCGAGACCGCGGAGTGCACCGGTTGTGGGATGTGCGTCCAGCTCTGCCCGGTGGGAGCGCTGGTCGAGAAGCGCCTCCCACGCCGCGTTCACAGCGCCCGGCTCCGGGCGGTGGCCACCCACTGCGGGGAGTGCCCGGTGGGGTGTGACCTTCTTCTCGATGTCGAACCCCTGTCGGGACGGATCGTTCGGGTTCGGACGGACCTCGACGCAGTCCGCGGGGTGAGCTTCGGGAACGCCTGCGCCCGCGGGCGGCTTGCTCCATTCAACCTGCACGAAGGCCGGCTTGAGCAGCCCCTGCTTCGGTTGCGCGGGCGGGCGCGCGAGGTGGGGTGGAGCGAGTTCTTGGACAAGGTTTCTTCCTTCGTGCGAGGGGGAATCCCGGGAACCGCGATTCTTGCTGCAGCAGATCTGGCAAGTGAGGACTACCGGGCTCTGCACGACCTCGTGGGCACCCTTCCCGGCCCGTGCCTGGTCGCTGTGGATGAGGTGGCGACAACAGCGCCGCTGTGGGCAGGACTTGCCGAGCGTGGAGAGGGGGCGCAGGCAGGGTTGGCGGAGTTGCGTGAGGCGGACCTCGTTCTTCTTCTTGGTGCGCACCTCGAGGAGGAGCAGCCCGTGCTCGCGTCGTGGATCCGCCTGTCGATGCGTCGGTCGAGGTTGCGTGTTGTCGCTGTGGGAGGCAACCTCGGGCGACTCGCGAGGGGCGACACCTTGTGGTTCGACGCCTCTCCTGCTGACCAGGCGCGGGTTCTTGCCGCACTCCGTGATTGTCTGCACGGGGAGAGGTCCTCTTCGAGTGAGCCCGGTCTCGGTCGGGCGGCTGATCGGCTCAAGGAGGGGAAGCGGATCGTGGTCCTCATCGGATCGGAGCTTGCCGCAGACGAATCGGGACGGCGGGCACTGGCGGATCTCCTCGAATCAGTGGGACAGCCCAAGCTCATCCCTCTCTACCGCGGAGCGAACGTCCGCGGTGCTCGGGCTCTTGCCGAGCGCGGTGTCTCGGCCGCCGACGTGGCAGCCGCGGTGAGGGCCGGTACCGTGAGGACGCTGTTCGCCGTTGGTGCAGATCCGCTCGACCACGGCCTCACCGAGGAGGACCTTCGCAAGCTGGACTGCTACGTGCTGCTCCACTCCTTCCGAACAAGGTCGCTTTCGGTGGCCCGCGCCGCGGCTCCGTCTGCCCGGTGGCTGGAGCGGGATGGGACCTTCGAGAACCTCACCGGGGCGACCCTGTCATGGAAAGCGGCCGCGGTTCCGCCTGGTGCAGCGAAGCCGCTGCCCTGGATCGTCGCTGGCCTGGTGCGGCGTCTGGGGGCATCTGCTGCGCCGAGGGGTTAGAAGAGCTTTCAGACTTGGGTCCTCCCGCAGCGGTCTCATGCGGGCGCACGGCAGTCCCGTTCGGATGGAGAAAACGGATCGAAGT
It contains:
- a CDS encoding Glutamate synthase [NADPH] small chain; translation: MNRTVRVLLDGHEAHGFPGQTILSLCADCGIEIPTLCHDPHLSPHGGCSLCLVDVKGARTLVRACVTELTPGMEIRTNTDRVRRARKTDLELLLSDHVGDCRPPCTLACPARGDVQGYVNLAAQGKYTESLAALHENVTLPASIGRVCPAPCEEVCRRNFVDDEPVSIREIKRFVGDWCLAHGDLGTIPLAADNGRSVAIVGGGPAGLSAAYYLRRLGYAVTLYEKEAHLGGMMRYGIPDYRLPPAVLQAEIDWILAHGIGVRTGTALGRDVTLDELREGYDAVLLALGCWRSSSLRVPGEDLPGVLPGIGFLYEVNAGRPPHIGRRVAVIGGGNTAMDAARCARRLGADEVTVVYRRSRAEMPAQPIEVEEAMEEGIEFAFLAAPKAIEGTGKVERLLCERMELGEPDASGRRQPVPTGETFQLVVDTVIAAVGQAADLSALPRELHDGRWPKVDDHYATPIPGVFACGDLRTGPDIAIGAIGEGHWAALSIHRYLTVGEPRRPYECDVVQRDLGPKDFADRPRIPREHPGVASAADRLGAPWGEFNAGLAEDQVLRDAARCMECGCPDLHECKLRRYSVEYEASPDRYAGAHVPRLAEANPFYDRNMDKCVLCGRCVRACDEIAGFHAIDFVRRGFEGTIGAEFLRPIETAECTGCGMCVQLCPVGALVEKRLPRRVHSARLRAVATHCGECPVGCDLLLDVEPLSGRIVRVRTDLDAVRGVSFGNACARGRLAPFNLHEGRLEQPLLRLRGRAREVGWSEFLDKVSSFVRGGIPGTAILAAADLASEDYRALHDLVGTLPGPCLVAVDEVATTAPLWAGLAERGEGAQAGLAELREADLVLLLGAHLEEEQPVLASWIRLSMRRSRLRVVAVGGNLGRLARGDTLWFDASPADQARVLAALRDCLHGERSSSSEPGLGRAADRLKEGKRIVVLIGSELAADESGRRALADLLESVGQPKLIPLYRGANVRGARALAERGVSAADVAAAVRAGTVRTLFAVGADPLDHGLTEEDLRKLDCYVLLHSFRTRSLSVARAAAPSARWLERDGTFENLTGATLSWKAAAVPPGAAKPLPWIVAGLVRRLGASAAPRG